Proteins encoded by one window of Arachis hypogaea cultivar Tifrunner chromosome 1, arahy.Tifrunner.gnm2.J5K5, whole genome shotgun sequence:
- the LOC112703972 gene encoding xyloglucan 6-xylosyltransferase 2, producing MALLDAEMAGFWAKLPLIRKLLLSHPEVEFLWWMDSDAMFTDMAFEVPWERYKDSNFVMHGWNEMVYDEKNWIGLNTGSFLLRNCQWSLDILDAWAPMGPKGKIRDEAGKILTRELKNRPVFEADDQSAMVYLLATGKEQWGDKVYLENHYYLHGYWGILVDRYEEMIENYHPGLGDHRWPLVTHFVGCKPCGKFGDYPVERCLKQMDRAYNFGDNQILQMYGFTHKSLASRRVKRVRNETSNPLDVKDELGLLHPAFKAIKLPTSS from the coding sequence ATGGCTCTTCTTGATGCCGAAATGGCTGGGTTTTGGGCTAAGTTGCCTTTGATTCGGAAGCTTCTGTTGTCACACCCTGAAGTTGAGTTTCTATGGTGGATGGACAGTGATGCCATGTTCACTGATATGGCCTTTGAGGTgccttgggagaggtacaaagattCCAACTTTGTGATGCACGGTTGGAACGAGATGGTGTATGATGAGAAGAACTGGATTGGTTTGAACACTGGTAGCTTCCTTCTCAGGAATTGTCAGTGGTCTCTTGATATTCTTGATGCTTGGGCTCCAATGGGGCCTAAGGGGAAAATCAGGGACGAAGCTGGCAAGATCCTCACCAGGGAGCTGAAGAACAGGCCGGTTTTCGAAGCGGATGATCAATCTGCAATGGTGTACTTGTTGGCCACTGGGAAGGAGCAATGGGGTGATAAGGTGTACCTTGAGAATCATTATTATCTCCATGGATATTGGGGGATTTTGGTTGATAGGTATGAGGAGATGATTGAGAACTATCACCCTGGACTTGGTGACCATAGGTGGCCACTAGTGACTCACTTTGTGGGGTGCAAGCCTTGTGGCAAGTTTGGTGACTACCCTGTTGAAAGGTGCTTGAAGCAAATGGACCGTGCTTACAATTTCGGTGACAACCAGATCTTGCAGATGTATGGCTTCACACACAAGTCACTAGCTAGCCGCAGGGTCAAGAGGGTCAGGAATGAGACCAGCAACCCTCTTGATGTCAAAGATGAGCTTGGATTGCTTCATCCAGCTTTCAAGGCTATCAAGTTGCCAACTTCatcttga